The following is a genomic window from Lysinibacillus sp. G4S2.
GTGCATCTTCTAGATTATTTAGATACTGGAGCCAACACCATTTCAAGGAATCTAAATCCTCTATTCCTGTTAAAGATATTAGCTTAGTCGAGGTGTCAAGACGCAAAAATTCTAATGATTTTAGTGAACAAAACTCTTTACAATCTGGTTTAATATATTTAATTGCGTATAACCTTTTTAAATTTATTAGTTTGTCTAAATTTAGATAGTAATCTTTTTCAACAACAACCTTCTCTAATTTTTTAAAATAGTTCAAATCAAGCTTTATTGGCTGACCTAGTGTGACTTCTGTAAGATTACATAATGTAGATAATGCTTCAATATTTTGATACTTGGATAATTTAAAATTATCGCTAATCAGCAATTTATTGATAAATGTTTTGTTGTTGAAAGATGAAAAATCTAAGTGACATTTCAAATCTGTTGCCAGATTCAAATTACGGATTCGAATTGAATGGTGATTTTCTTTCTCAGCAATCTGTATTCCTTCCTCAAGGGAAAGTGGGTCTATCTCAAAATAGCCAATACTATCATTAAATGCATAGTTCATCATTATTCACACCCCTAATTATCTGGCTCACCTCTATAGAATTCTAAATATATCTCTGGTTTCAAAAAATGAAAATTACGCATGCTTCGCCCTATAAAACAATCTGAAAAAAACACCTTTAATCCAATTCTGCACGAGAAAATAAATCCGTAATTGTCGATTCATCTTCACATGTATTTTTAAATGAAATAGCAAACTTCTCTAATGCTTTTTTATCAAAGGAATAAGCACAAAACATGCTGGCTTCGGAATCAAACTTGACAATACCTTTTAGTTCGGGCATTTTTTCTTCAAGAAAGACAATCGCCAAGGATTCCCAATCATACCCTCCTCCTTCAAATCCCTCATCAGATCGTGTATCAAAAATCTCTTGCTTATATCCCCCAACATTTAAACATAACGACGCAGAACCCCTATCATGATCCACCCAAAAAAACGGAGCTATTTTCTCTTTATCATTAATTAAATTCATCTTAAACCTCCACCAAAAATTAAATTTTTAGACCGTTTGCTTTTGAAATAAGTAATAGCATTAATAACGTAAATTATTGCCGTATTTTTCTAATTCAGTAAAGAGTTCTTCAGCATTTGCTTTAATGCCCTCCCTATATTTAGATGGTATTTTTTTTTCGCATCTATTAAACCAATCGTTAAAGGTTTCTCTCCATTCTTTCGTCTGATATTGTTTAATCAAAACATTTGCATTCCCAGGAAATCTTTTTGCGAGCATTACTAAAATATCAATATGCGCTAACATTGCTTGATATGGTTTATCGCTATTCTTTAACCATTCATAGTTTTTATTTATTTCTTCAATTGGGATTAATGTATCGTGCATTTTCAAATTCCGCAGCTTCATTTTCTTCAGGCTTCGTTCCAAAAATTCTCAATTTTATCATCCCCCTATGAATTAAAATTTTTTAGGTTGACCTATTCTCTAAACCTTTTTAATGGATTAAAATCTATTTTTCTTTAATCCATCCCCTGTTTTCAATAGAATCCACTTCTATTTATTATCTTGCCTTAATGTGTTTGCAAAATTCCAAAAGTCATTATCAGTAAAAGGGATATGAAACAGAGAAAAGTTCTCGAAATCCTCGGAATAACCAACCCTTCTATCCTTTACTCTTTCTTTTAATGATGTGGAAAATGAATCCCTTGTAGCTCGTCTTGGCGGATATAACCTTTTGCCTGATTCAGATACAAATTGGCGGATGATTTTAAGACCACGGAATAGATTCCTATATATTTTTATATCCTGTGCTTGAATCCTATCTCTTATAACAACTAGGAATATTGCCAATATCCTACTATTGGATTCTTTATCGAATCCTCCGTCACGATTGCATACAAATACACAGCACCAAACCCAAATGGAAAACTAGTTCTTGAATCGAATAACCCATCTGGATAACCGTCCTCATCAATTTGACACAAGAAACTATATTTATCTTTTTCTAATTCTGTGTAATAATATTCTTCTTCTTGGATAAGGAAGGGGTTTCCTCCATATTTAATAAAAAAAGGTGTATCGAAAGCTTGTTCTTCACTCACAATAATACCTTCTGATATATAGTGTTTAACTATTCCAAATTCGGTATAAGTAGAAGCCATACTTTCTTCCGAAATCGGATGTTCGAACACGTACAATGAGCAGTTTGGATAAATATTTTTTGAAACACGATTTTCGTACTCTTTTGGTATAAAGATAGAAATCATGTTATTTTTATCTACCGGACTTACAAAACAAAGATAGAAGTGATATTCAAATTCAATTTCACTAAAAAGTTCGCTTTTATCGTCGAAATATGCTGGAGCATTTCCACCAACCCATCCATTACCAACATTCTGGTTCTTATCTAACTGAAATATAATACTTTCTTTTCGCTCAACTAAAATGTTATTTTTATTCTCCATATTATTTATCCAAATAACTTAATTCGGATTTTTCACTCCTTTATATTTAGTTTAATTCCCCATCTCCACATTTATTCTATTTTGAAATACCACGCTAAAAATACATGGGAAGTGCACCCCTATTTATGAAATCTAGGTAGCTTTCTTCTAGTAAAGTTGAGTTATTTTTATATTTTATTGAAGAAAACGCGGCAATTTCTGTTTCAAGGTCAATATCTTGTGCATAATAACAAGGTTTAACTGGAACTCCACCATTAAATTGTAAATAATGTTCTTTCAGCTGTTCTGGTAAATTAAATCCCAATTTAGTTTCTACATCGTTTAAATCGCTTATTGTTAGTTGAGTAGAACATTCTATAAACATCCTCTTCACTCCTCGGAGCTACTTACATGTCATTTTTTCTTGATTCATTAAGAATTCCCTATTTATAGCCATAAAGTGATTGGGCGCATGGCTAGACAATCTTTTACATCTAGCAAGACATAGTCCGTATTCAGCCTCCCAAACGCTTACGCCTATATTATTACTAATAATACTATAAATTACTTTGTTTGTAATTCCGGTGAAAGGAAGTCTCTGAATCAGAAACAAAAGTTTCAAGGCTTTTTACATTTCGGAAGCCGATGTAAAACAAAAAAAACATATGCAAAAGAAGGATTTAATACCTTCTCGCATATGCTTTGAAAAAAAGAGCTTCCCATAATGCTGGATAAAAAAATTAAGAATATATATAGTGAAAAATCGTCTTCAACTAACAAACCTAACCTTATAAACTTTTTAACAGCTAATATAGTAACCGAACTGTTCTTTGATTTCTACAAACTTCAAGTTTAAAGTTAGTTTCCCAAATTTCAATTTATACGCTAAACGACCGCTCCTCATCGATAGCTGCATTGTTGAAGGATAAACATTTAACGCACTCCATAATTTAGAAGAAACTATAGTTAATAATCGGTTCGATATTTTCTACCTTTTCTTCCCTTCTTTGAAGAATATACATAGGAATTATTTCGTTTCCGAGAGCACCTGACCAAGTACATAGCGAAAGATTAATTTTTTCACCAGCACCTTCCAATTGTATTTTAGGCCATTCTTTTTCTAAACATGCAGGCCATGTAAGCAATTCGTCGCCAGGAATAATCGATAACTCCTTTATCTCTTTTTTAATCTTATAGGTCCCACTGACTATGCATTCATCAAATATAATTGAATTATTCATCGCTTGAATATAATAATGCCAAGGTTTAATCCCCCAAGTAATAATCAGCATACCTTCTTCAAAACATTTATCAACTAAATCGGTTGTAGTAAATAAATCAACAAGATTATTTGGCCCATTACCAACTTCATTGCTTATAAATTCACTAAATAGCTTAAGATCGACCATAAAAAAACCTAGATTCCCCAAGCTTCCGTAAACAGAAGAATTAGCAAGCTTTTTGTTTCTATGAATTTCAATAGAGTTTCTAAATATCAGCACATAAACCGTAATTGTATCAATTTTTTGTTCATAATCTGTAAAATACTGAGGGGCTTCAGATGATAAAAAATCAGGCTGATGAATCCCTTGTCGAAAAACTTGAATCTTCATATCATATTTTCCGTTTAATTCTATACAATCCTTCAGATAAGAATTTTCCCCTTGTAATATCCCATCCCTTAGAGCTTGTTGAATAGTCTCACTTTCGTTATTATTAAGTAACTCGAATTCATTTTCATATGTATAGCGAATAAAATCTCTTTCCAAAAACGATACATTTTCATACATTATTTCTTTTATTTGTTCACCTAATGTAGTGGGGTCCAACAATAATTGGTTTTCATTTCTCACTTCTTCAACAATCAATTTAAACCTACAAATATCATATTCGCTAATAGCATCATTAAAAGGGATTTCTAGTGTTAAACCTTTAGTTTGCAATTGTGCATTTTTTAAATGACTGGAACAATAACCTTGTTCCAACCACAAAGCCGTATTTTTCATTAATTTCACCTCTGACATAGAATTAGATGCCTTTTTGAAAGTTTTCCAAAAGGTAAATAATCAATATTTTAGTTAAATGAAAAAGTAGCATTATAATCCAAATTCTTATGATTTATGCTTCTCTTTTTGGGCTCTACAAGTACACCTTCCAAATAATACCTTAGTAGTATCAAAAAATCAGTAGACCCGTTCAATACCGTTTTTACGAAGAAATAATATCAATATATTCTTTATATTCTAAAGGAATTGGTCTATCAAAAATCAAATCTTTTAAAGGATCTACATTTTTCCCAAACTTATAACAAAGATATAATCGTTCATTAAATTCTGCATAAATCCTGACATTGGTTAATTCATATTTATCTATGGTCTCGCTATCTATTACAGGAATTGAAGGCATAATTATTTTAGTTTTATAACTACCTGTAGACATATATTCTTCTATTAACCTCCCCCCACCTTGACCCAGTATCAATACTTTCCGCTCATTTGTCGTTCCTTCCCATACAGTAACATGTCTACTTCCCATACCTAAAGATTCTATTTTATATTTTGAAAGTTCGAAATTTGTAAGGGGTTTTATGCTTTGTTTATAAATATTACTATTCTTAATAAACTGTCTTGTTACAGTCGTACTAAATAAAATAGGAACTTCGTTTAAATTAACATCCCCCCAATTATTATCGTCACTGTATAAATCAAAAATCAGTAATTGAGCTTTATTAATCATTTGTGCTAAAACATAAATATTGTTCTTCCTATCTTCATCTTTGCACCTTGTTTCTATACTAATGACTTGATTCGCTTTCCAAATATTTTTCGTCATAATTTCTAAATCCTCTTTTCAACTTCTCTATTACATCTACATAACGATTATGTGTGGTTATATCTAGTTTTGAAGAATTAATATATTTAGTCAAAGTGTCAGTAATAATTTCTATTTTATCACTAGGAATTTCATTAATTTTCTTTTCAATTACAAATAAAAAATTGTCCATGGAATATACTTTAGGTGGAATCTTTGCAGTCGAAATAATATAATCCCATTTCCCTTCATATTTATCAAATTGAGGCATGGATATTATTCGTGATGCGACTACGAACTTTATCTCATTACTATTAGACTCGATATGTTTAGACAAAAAATCGTAGATCTCTGGGGTATTAACATTATATCTTTGAGAAATTCTCGTTATCGCCCTTAAAAACCAAACTAAAATTTTTTCATCGGAGTCATATTTGCATGCTATTTCCACTAATTTTTCAACAATGAACGTATCTGAAAAGAAGGAAATTGTCTCAACTCCCATCTCCACACATGTTTCTTTATTAATTTTCTTTATTAGTGGCAGAACTTCGCTTGGTGAAGTCACTTCTAATTCATCCAGTAATTTCAAAAATTCTTTGCCATATTCTAACTTGGACATTTAATCCCCCCATGCCAATGTAATGTTTTCCCCTTTTCCTTGGATCTTATCAATATCCGTCCAATTAATTTTGTTCTCACGCATAAAGCGGCTACAAAAGGTGTAGACAAAAGAGCATGCGTATGTTTATCTTTTGTCATGTTTCACGAGAACTGCCAATATCCAACAACAGAATTGATACTATGTCAAGAAAATGGACAGGGAAAATTGAGATTTTGCTTTAAATCTAAGCGCGCTATCGCTTGCTCGCCTCACAAATAATTTAAGGGGCGTAACCCTTAAATTATTTGTGAGGTTAAAAGGGTTTAATTATATGACCTTAGTTTTTTGTGAAGTTTTGAAATATTGCTTTTCGTATGCAATGGGCGACATATAATTTGTAAAAGAATGGATACGCTTGTAGTTATAAAAACTAACGATGTATTCAATGATACTTTTCTTGGCCTGATCTCTCGTTTTATACTTTTCATGAAAAACTAACTCTCTTTTGATGACGCTATGAAATGACTCGATACATGCATTATCGTAACAGTTTCCTTTTCTACTCATACTTGTAATCATTCTGTTAGTTCGTAACACTTGTTGGTATTCCTTCGACGCATACTGGCTCCCACGATCTGAATGATGAATGAGCCCAGGCGTTGGAGTCTGAGTTCTGATTGCTCGTTTTAAGGCGAGGATCACTAATTCCTTTGTCATTCTCTCATCCATTGCCCAACCGATGATTCGTCTTGAAAACAACTCCATAATCGTTGCTAGATAGAGCCAACCTTCACTGGTCCATATATACGTAATGTCAGCTACCCACGCTTGTCCAGGGCGTTCTACTTTAAATTGTTGGTCTAATAGATTTGGATATACTGGTAGATTATGTTTTGAATTCGTCGTCGCTTTGTATTTTTTCACTGTTTTTGAGCGAATGCCTTCTTCTTTCATAATTCGCGATACTGTTTTTTGCGATACAGAGACTCCTTCTGAATTCAATTGTTTTGTAATTTTCGGACT
Proteins encoded in this region:
- a CDS encoding immunity 51 family protein, with the protein product MNLINDKEKIAPFFWVDHDRGSASLCLNVGGYKQEIFDTRSDEGFEGGGYDWESLAIVFLEEKMPELKGIVKFDSEASMFCAYSFDKKALEKFAISFKNTCEDESTITDLFSRAELD
- a CDS encoding SMI1/KNR4 family protein, giving the protein MFIECSTQLTISDLNDVETKLGFNLPEQLKEHYLQFNGGVPVKPCYYAQDIDLETEIAAFSSIKYKNNSTLLEESYLDFINRGALPMYF
- a CDS encoding IS3 family transposase (programmed frameshift), with protein sequence MTKRKSYDKEFKLEAVQLVESGKRVAEVARELDLAEQTLHNWVKKFSKDGEVAFVGSGNLKPEDKENKELEKRIRDLEEENAILKKANGHLCERPEVIYNFIQQHRHEFRVAKMCEVLGVSRSGYYEWLNRPKSNQKERKEKLTSQIKRVYLDSRRNYGSPKITKQLNSEGVSVSQKTVSRIMKEEGIRSKTVKKYKATTNSKHNLPVYPNLLDQQFKVERPGQAWVADITYIWTSEGWLYLATIMELFSRRIIGWAMDERMTKELVILALKRAIRTQTPTPGLIHHSDRGSQYASKEYQQVLRTNRMITSMSRKGNCYDNACIESFHSVIKRELVFHEKYKTRDQAKKSIIEYIVSFYNYKRIHSFTNYMSPIAYEKQYFKTSQKTKVI